A region from the Ptychodera flava strain L36383 chromosome 10, AS_Pfla_20210202, whole genome shotgun sequence genome encodes:
- the LOC139142863 gene encoding THAP domain-containing protein 2-like gives MPNTCVIYGCYNRSNRGVKRSYHSIPKIIETQGEQTKILSTKRREKWIAAIGRKDWIPSVHSKVCSEHFLTGRPSALYSQTHPDWVPSLKLGEKPVNVSHTPTGSDSLDRNQWQLNRGVENHNIVQPAEELHYLVVLETNSSPSLELEVEDHHGNQKRIPPVSTKDGVFTVTSPPSEDHLYCKTDVDEVSSVCVATQTEITGSHLLQVKEENLLLQQRIHKLETALNDRKHYGET, from the exons ATGCCGAATACCTGCGTCATTTACGGTTGCTATAATCGTTCAAATCGAGGGGTTAAGCGTTCTTATCACTCCATTCCTAAAATAATCGAAACTCAAGGCGAACAAACGAAAATACTGTCAACAAAACGACGGGAGAAGTGGATCGCGGCCATCGGGCGCAAAGATTGGATCCCGTCCGTACACTCGAAAGTTTGCTCGGAACATTTTTTGACAG GACGACCATCAGCATTGTACAGTCAGACCCATCCTGACTGGGTTCCATCACTCAAGCTTGGTGAGAAACCAGTTAACGTATCCCATACACCTACAGGTTCTGATTCATTGGACAG AAACCAGTGGCAGCTAAACCGAGGGGTCGAGAACCATAACATAGTACAGCCAGCGGAGGAGTTGCATTATCTGGTGGTTCTGGAGACCAACTCAAGCCCATCTCTTGAACTTGAAGTTGAGGATCATCATGGAAATCAAAAACGTATTCCGCCTGTCTCCACGAAAG ATGGAGTCTTTACTGTCACCAGCCCACCCAGTGAAGATCACTTATATTGCAAAACTGACGTGGATGAAGTTTCCAGTGTATGTGTCGCTACTCAAACAGAAATCACAG GGTCACATCTATTACAAGTTAAAGAAGAAAATTTGCTTTTGCAACAGAGGATTCATAAATTGGAGACTGCTCTGAATGACAGGAAACACTACGGCGAGACTTGA